The proteins below are encoded in one region of Flavobacterium nackdongense:
- a CDS encoding Sec-independent protein translocase subunit TatA/TatB translates to MFGIGGGELIFIMFIVLMLFGADKVPEMARTMGKAMAQLKNATNDIKNEIQKGAEANGFDQNMLSDLTNNINSEINNAKTNLIGDSNPLKGISDNFSTEIDNVKSSVTEENLTSTADIEKVKADLAQDELHKKEEIEDAIGPIKRKK, encoded by the coding sequence ATGTTTGGAATTGGCGGAGGCGAATTAATTTTTATAATGTTTATCGTTCTAATGCTTTTTGGTGCTGATAAAGTACCTGAAATGGCGCGCACGATGGGCAAAGCAATGGCACAATTGAAAAACGCGACCAACGACATCAAAAATGAAATACAAAAAGGAGCCGAAGCCAACGGATTCGACCAAAATATGTTGAGCGACTTGACCAATAATATCAATTCTGAAATTAATAATGCTAAAACCAATTTAATTGGCGATTCCAATCCTTTAAAAGGAATTTCAGATAACTTTTCCACGGAAATCGACAATGTCAAAAGTAGTGTAACAGAGGAAAATCTTACAAGTACAGCCGACATAGAAAAAGTCAAAGCGGATTTAGCACAAGATGAACTCCATAAGAAAGAGGAAATTGAAGACGCTATTGGTCCAATAAAACGCAAAAAATAA
- a CDS encoding DUF6702 family protein, with protein MKKPILYIILPILFLSLTAARVHKYHMALYQIEYAQEKKMLQITARIHIEDINKGLAKKYNKKMSLGEEKQEPEDVNLLKEYVASHFVIKVNNQLKPMNFLSQEIEGDEIVCYLSVKNVSPIKTLDIENTILIELFSDQQNRINVIVSGEKKSFLLTNAITSKSIKY; from the coding sequence ATGAAAAAACCTATTTTATATATAATCCTACCCATCCTATTTTTAAGCTTAACCGCAGCCCGTGTTCATAAATATCATATGGCGCTCTATCAAATTGAATATGCGCAAGAAAAGAAAATGTTGCAAATTACGGCTAGAATTCACATCGAGGACATCAACAAAGGACTTGCCAAAAAATACAACAAAAAAATGTCTTTAGGAGAAGAAAAACAAGAGCCCGAAGATGTAAACTTACTCAAGGAATATGTGGCTAGCCATTTTGTTATTAAAGTAAACAATCAGCTCAAACCAATGAATTTTTTGAGCCAAGAAATTGAAGGCGATGAAATTGTCTGCTATCTGAGCGTCAAAAATGTTTCGCCAATAAAAACTCTCGATATCGAAAACACCATTTTGATTGAGTTGTTTTCAGACCAACAAAACAGAATCAATGTTATTGTTTCAGGGGAGAAAAAAAGTTTTCTTTTGACCAACGCCATCACTTCTAAATCCATAAAATACTAA
- the pepE gene encoding dipeptidase PepE, whose protein sequence is MSKNAIIASTSTLHGGDYLEYLLPELGIHFKNCKTILFIPFARPSGITHEEYTKKVAVAFAKIGKEVNGIHEFDDYSTAIKNAEGIFTGGGNTFLLVAQLYENKIMNLLAEMVQSGIPYLGTSAGSNICGLTMQTTNDMPIVYPPSFKTLGLIPFNLNPHYLDADVQSKHMGETRETRIKEFHSFNSIPVLGLREGSWLEVKGDTILLKGNLSARLFLQNQIPEEIVSGSDLSLLK, encoded by the coding sequence ATGAGTAAAAATGCAATTATCGCCAGTACATCAACGCTGCACGGAGGTGATTATTTAGAGTATTTATTGCCTGAGTTAGGTATTCATTTTAAGAATTGCAAAACCATTCTTTTTATTCCTTTTGCCCGACCTAGTGGCATTACACACGAGGAATATACAAAAAAGGTCGCTGTGGCTTTCGCCAAAATTGGAAAGGAAGTCAATGGAATTCACGAATTTGATGATTATTCTACGGCTATTAAAAATGCTGAAGGTATTTTTACAGGTGGTGGAAATACTTTTTTATTGGTTGCTCAATTGTACGAGAACAAGATTATGAACCTTCTTGCTGAAATGGTACAAAGCGGAATTCCTTATTTAGGAACTAGCGCGGGCAGTAATATTTGTGGCTTGACAATGCAAACCACCAATGATATGCCGATTGTTTATCCGCCAAGTTTTAAAACGTTGGGGTTGATACCTTTCAATTTGAATCCGCATTATTTGGATGCTGATGTGCAATCAAAGCATATGGGGGAAACGCGAGAAACAAGGATTAAGGAGTTTCATTCGTTTAATTCCATTCCAGTTTTAGGATTGCGAGAAGGCAGTTGGTTAGAGGTTAAAGGCGATACCATACTATTAAAAGGGAATTTGTCGGCTCGATTGTTTCTGCAAAATCAAATTCCAGAGGAAATAGTCAGCGGTTCTGATCTGAGTTTGTTGAAATAA
- a CDS encoding phosphatase PAP2 family protein, whose protein sequence is MLEKIISLDQEAFIFLNGLGSETYDGFWLIITKQTSWIPFFLFLFYIIFRKLGIKQALFLLLFVTLLVILTDQTANVFKNGFQRLRPCNNPEINSFIRIVQSRTSYSFFSGHAANSMGVATFLYLIFKKDFNSFWLLFLWPLMFAYSRIYLGLHYPLDIISGYLCGAILGFLMFKLYRTAQQKYFAG, encoded by the coding sequence ATGTTGGAAAAAATCATTTCTCTAGACCAAGAAGCATTTATCTTTCTAAATGGTCTTGGCTCCGAAACCTACGATGGATTTTGGTTGATAATCACCAAACAAACTTCTTGGATTCCGTTTTTTCTCTTCTTATTTTATATAATTTTCAGGAAATTAGGAATAAAACAAGCCTTATTTTTACTGCTTTTCGTAACGCTTTTGGTGATTCTTACCGATCAAACGGCCAACGTTTTCAAAAACGGATTTCAAAGATTGCGTCCCTGCAACAATCCCGAAATCAATTCCTTCATTCGAATAGTGCAATCCAGAACTTCTTATAGTTTTTTCTCTGGTCACGCCGCTAATTCTATGGGAGTTGCCACGTTTTTATACCTAATTTTTAAGAAAGATTTCAACTCCTTTTGGCTGCTCTTTTTATGGCCTTTAATGTTCGCTTATAGCCGAATTTACTTGGGATTACATTATCCTTTGGATATTATTTCAGGATATTTGTGTGGTGCCATTTTGGGTTTTTTGATGTTCAAACTATATCGAACAGCGCAACAGAAATATTTTGCCGGATAA
- a CDS encoding M1 family metallopeptidase — MKNIITLFLLPLFALAQTIPADKTATESSRVDTNKFSQMYDLLATPNMFRTASGAPGPAYYQQQADYKIDIELDDKNSRLSGVETVTYYNNSPDILDYIWVQLDQNQAAKNSLSPLAENQRTEAVYTPNKFANKFLKEELDRGFKIEYVKDSKGNQMAFTINQTMMRIELPTAMKTGDKLTFSIKWWYNINNYRQDGGRSGYELFEKDGNKLYVIAQFYPRMAVYNDVEGWQNMQFWGSGEFTLPFGNFDVNITVPADHVLNATGELLNRKEVFTAEQVKRYELAQKTFDKPVVIVTQAEAEITEKGFSDQKKTWKFSAKNVRDFGIATSRKFIYDAMAVQMSGKIVMAESVYPKESNPLWGETSTLMVAHTLKSYSAHTFDYPYPKAVSVSAEDQGMEYPMICWNFGRPDENGVTSTQIKNGMIGVIIHEVGHNFFPMIVNSDERQWSWMDEGLNTFMQYMAQEELGTNFPSRRGPAKAIVPYMSSEQKSLEPIMSNSESIIDFGNNAYGKPATGLNILRETIMGRELFDYAFKVYANRWKFKHPTPEDFFRTMEDASAVDLDWFFRGWFYTTDFVDIGIKEVKQYYVSDTPTKDLKDVTINKRRFGKESGPFLYLVSDSNLELSADKKQAFKVDAIQPLADYVARNFSENEKATMKTPKYFYEVEFDKPGGMLMPIIGEIVYEDNTKENFKFPAQIWRKNNQTAKRVFATEKIIKTIQIDPKLETADINLTNNTWPKTEVKSKFD; from the coding sequence ATGAAAAATATAATTACACTATTTCTTTTGCCATTATTTGCCTTAGCTCAAACTATTCCCGCTGACAAAACCGCCACAGAATCTAGTCGAGTCGACACTAATAAATTCAGCCAAATGTATGATTTATTGGCAACGCCAAATATGTTTCGAACCGCCTCTGGAGCGCCAGGTCCGGCATATTATCAGCAGCAAGCCGATTACAAAATAGACATTGAGTTGGACGACAAAAATTCAAGACTTAGTGGTGTTGAAACAGTGACGTATTACAACAATTCTCCCGATATTTTGGATTACATATGGGTGCAATTGGACCAGAATCAAGCGGCAAAAAATTCGCTTTCGCCCCTTGCTGAAAACCAAAGAACTGAGGCTGTTTACACTCCAAATAAATTTGCCAATAAATTTTTAAAAGAAGAATTAGACCGTGGTTTCAAAATCGAATATGTCAAGGATTCCAAAGGAAATCAGATGGCTTTTACTATCAATCAAACCATGATGCGCATCGAATTGCCAACTGCAATGAAAACAGGAGATAAATTAACTTTTTCGATTAAATGGTGGTACAATATCAATAATTATCGACAAGACGGCGGTCGATCAGGTTATGAATTATTCGAAAAAGACGGCAATAAACTGTATGTCATTGCCCAATTCTACCCAAGAATGGCTGTGTATAATGATGTCGAGGGTTGGCAAAATATGCAGTTTTGGGGCAGTGGAGAATTTACACTCCCGTTTGGTAATTTTGATGTCAATATTACCGTTCCCGCTGACCACGTTTTGAATGCAACCGGAGAATTGCTGAATAGAAAAGAGGTTTTTACAGCGGAACAGGTAAAACGTTACGAATTAGCTCAAAAAACATTCGACAAACCAGTGGTCATTGTGACCCAAGCCGAGGCTGAAATCACCGAAAAAGGATTTTCAGACCAGAAAAAAACTTGGAAATTTAGCGCCAAAAATGTCAGGGATTTTGGAATTGCTACTTCCAGAAAATTCATTTATGATGCTATGGCGGTTCAAATGAGCGGAAAAATCGTAATGGCCGAATCGGTTTATCCAAAAGAAAGTAATCCGCTTTGGGGTGAAACTTCCACATTGATGGTTGCTCATACACTAAAAAGTTATTCTGCACACACTTTCGACTATCCTTATCCAAAAGCTGTATCCGTTTCTGCCGAAGATCAAGGTATGGAATATCCTATGATTTGTTGGAATTTTGGACGCCCAGACGAAAATGGAGTGACAAGCACACAAATCAAAAACGGAATGATTGGTGTAATCATTCACGAAGTGGGACATAACTTTTTCCCCATGATTGTCAATTCAGACGAGCGTCAATGGTCGTGGATGGATGAAGGTCTCAATACCTTTATGCAATATATGGCTCAGGAAGAGTTAGGAACTAATTTTCCCTCGAGACGAGGTCCTGCTAAAGCTATTGTACCTTATATGAGCTCTGAACAAAAATCCTTAGAGCCCATTATGTCTAATTCAGAAAGCATAATCGACTTTGGAAACAATGCATACGGTAAGCCGGCAACTGGACTAAACATTTTGAGAGAAACTATCATGGGAAGAGAATTATTTGATTATGCTTTTAAAGTATACGCCAACCGTTGGAAATTCAAACATCCTACTCCTGAAGATTTTTTTAGAACAATGGAAGATGCATCTGCCGTAGATTTAGATTGGTTTTTCAGAGGCTGGTTTTACACCACAGATTTTGTAGACATCGGCATTAAAGAGGTGAAACAATATTATGTGAGCGATACACCAACAAAAGACCTCAAAGATGTTACTATCAATAAAAGACGTTTTGGCAAAGAAAGCGGTCCCTTTTTATACTTGGTTTCAGACAGTAATCTTGAATTAAGTGCAGATAAAAAACAAGCTTTTAAGGTCGATGCTATCCAACCTCTTGCCGATTATGTTGCCCGAAATTTTTCGGAAAACGAAAAAGCAACGATGAAAACTCCAAAATACTTTTACGAAGTAGAGTTTGACAAACCAGGTGGAATGTTGATGCCGATTATTGGTGAGATTGTTTACGAGGACAATACTAAAGAAAATTTTAAATTTCCTGCGCAGATTTGGCGAAAAAACAACCAAACAGCCAAACGAGTTTTTGCCACCGAAAAAATTATCAAAACCATCCAGATCGATCCAAAATTAGAAACAGCCGATATCAATCTGACCAATAATACTTGGCCAAAAACAGAAGTAAAATCGAAATTTGATTAA